The following are encoded together in the Pedobacter sp. D749 genome:
- a CDS encoding glycosyltransferase, with amino-acid sequence MKILFICGSIEKGKDGVGDYTARLCASLSILGYDVSIISLNDPYVDTNFKTVLNSEGQAIPALRLAKSEEMNLKLDLAAQFIREEKPDVISLQYVVFSFNHKGLPFSLAKSLKKISNNIPWHIMFHELWVGMDKGATFKMNIWGKIQKFIIKRMVTILNPVITHTHTRLYQSKLANIGVKSNYLPLFGNIPVTAVTPHRNQRQFVVFGGIHPGAGIGDLINLNARIKEKFKYDLKLVFIGRNGGELNQWLPLVRNSGIEVVVLGEQSLGTISEILSQSVVGISTTPLLLAEKSGSVAAMREHGLIILDMSRKWEVRGTDNVPIPSEMVSCNDYFDNFAHTEDRNRTHSFGIAAVTQMYLNDLRGINII; translated from the coding sequence ATGAAAATATTATTTATTTGTGGTTCAATTGAAAAGGGAAAAGACGGTGTGGGAGATTATACAGCCAGATTATGTGCTTCATTATCAATTTTAGGTTATGATGTAAGTATTATTTCATTAAATGATCCTTATGTGGATACCAATTTTAAAACGGTACTAAATAGTGAAGGGCAAGCTATACCTGCATTAAGATTAGCGAAAAGTGAAGAAATGAACTTGAAATTAGATTTGGCTGCTCAATTTATCAGGGAGGAAAAACCAGATGTGATAAGCCTTCAATATGTTGTGTTTTCATTTAATCATAAAGGTTTACCTTTTTCTTTAGCAAAAAGTTTAAAGAAAATAAGCAATAATATTCCCTGGCACATCATGTTTCATGAGTTATGGGTGGGTATGGATAAAGGTGCTACTTTTAAAATGAATATTTGGGGTAAAATCCAGAAATTCATTATCAAAAGGATGGTAACAATACTTAATCCTGTAATTACGCATACACATACCAGGCTATATCAGTCAAAATTAGCCAATATTGGTGTAAAATCTAACTATCTGCCCCTTTTTGGCAATATACCGGTAACTGCCGTTACTCCTCATCGTAATCAACGTCAATTCGTTGTTTTTGGGGGGATACACCCGGGAGCCGGTATTGGAGATTTAATTAATTTGAATGCCCGGATAAAGGAGAAATTTAAATATGATTTGAAACTTGTATTTATTGGTAGAAATGGTGGTGAGTTAAATCAGTGGCTGCCCTTGGTTCGTAATTCAGGTATAGAAGTTGTTGTACTTGGAGAACAGTCTTTAGGTACCATTTCGGAAATATTAAGCCAGTCGGTTGTGGGTATTTCTACTACCCCACTATTATTGGCAGAAAAAAGTGGCTCTGTTGCAGCCATGCGTGAGCACGGGTTAATTATTCTGGATATGTCAAGAAAGTGGGAAGTAAGAGGTACTGATAATGTCCCGATTCCCAGCGAAATGGTCTCTTGTAATGATTATTTTGATAACTTCGCTCATACGGAAGATAGGAACCGAACACATTCCTTCGGAATAGCAGCTGTTACTCAAATGTACTTAAATGATTTGCGAGGCATTAATATAATCTAA
- a CDS encoding acyltransferase, with protein MAGFSYLFKNRAVFPFASYAHIKAWAKRFQTLPELIRRNRRRSRLVKKGACIDERAEIGQVKAGGNKKNLKIGAYTFIGQVEFALHDQIVIGENVCVNDGVLFLTASHDLKDPEWKHVKSPIIIEDYAWICTNSIILPGVRIGRGAVVGAGAVVSKNVGDYEIVAGNPAQVLTKKRTEKLEYNPCSFLAANRAWLVG; from the coding sequence ATGGCAGGTTTTAGTTATTTGTTTAAAAATAGAGCGGTATTTCCATTCGCATCTTATGCACATATTAAGGCATGGGCTAAGCGTTTTCAAACGCTGCCTGAATTAATAAGAAGAAATAGGAGGAGATCCCGCCTGGTAAAAAAAGGGGCCTGTATTGATGAAAGAGCTGAAATTGGGCAGGTAAAGGCCGGTGGAAACAAAAAAAATCTTAAAATTGGTGCATACACATTTATCGGTCAGGTAGAATTTGCACTTCACGATCAAATTGTAATTGGCGAAAATGTTTGTGTAAATGATGGCGTATTATTTTTAACTGCGTCTCACGATTTAAAAGATCCTGAATGGAAACATGTAAAATCACCAATTATTATTGAGGATTACGCATGGATTTGTACCAATTCGATAATTTTACCGGGAGTTCGTATAGGCCGAGGGGCTGTTGTTGGAGCAGGTGCCGTTGTAAGTAAAAATGTTGGCGATTATGAGATTGTGGCAGGGAATCCAGCTCAGGTACTTACGAAAAAGAGAACCGAAAAATTAGAATATAATCCATGTAGTTTTTTGGCCGCAAACAGGGCCTGGTTAGTTGGATAA
- a CDS encoding glycosyltransferase family 4 protein, with the protein MKVVYTAPNKSHHYIYALGLLKANILYRFVSGFSRFSPRAKQAELAPKIRRADFLQTIYIACLKFKLPDFLCRKIAYWAKIEQDLACKKYVKDCDIFLFYNGSGLSSCAYAKKNGVITIVEAVNSHISFQEDILKKEYEKLGLVWKPSYQKEKERRIKEYQEADFILMPSEFVRSSFIQMGFAKEKLLKIPYGFNKFQASNHQVAKDNTKFTVLFVGSISVRKGLRYLISAFNDLKHPNKQLVIVGPTNHDTGIADLSLSSDIVFRGVLKGNDLEDAYHNADVFCLPSIEEGLALVLGEAIASGLPIIATTNTGASDIISDGCEGFIVPICNDKAILSKMQLLADNEELLTSMKQAAKFKSKDLPGWDVTTGNLVNTLTTIFNEKKNSR; encoded by the coding sequence ATGAAAGTTGTTTACACTGCTCCCAATAAGAGTCATCATTATATATACGCACTAGGATTATTAAAGGCAAATATTCTTTATCGTTTCGTTAGTGGGTTTTCGAGGTTTAGCCCAAGGGCTAAACAAGCAGAATTGGCTCCGAAAATACGAAGAGCAGATTTTCTACAAACCATATATATTGCATGCTTAAAATTTAAATTACCTGATTTTTTATGTCGGAAAATTGCATATTGGGCCAAAATTGAACAAGACCTTGCCTGCAAAAAATATGTAAAAGACTGCGACATTTTTTTATTTTATAACGGAAGCGGACTTTCGAGTTGTGCCTATGCAAAAAAAAATGGAGTAATTACGATAGTAGAAGCTGTAAATTCTCATATTTCCTTTCAGGAGGATATACTTAAAAAAGAATATGAGAAGCTTGGCCTGGTATGGAAACCATCATACCAAAAAGAAAAAGAAAGAAGAATTAAGGAGTATCAGGAAGCTGACTTTATTTTAATGCCATCAGAATTCGTAAGAAGCAGCTTTATTCAGATGGGGTTTGCTAAAGAGAAACTACTTAAAATACCTTACGGCTTCAATAAATTTCAGGCCAGTAATCATCAGGTTGCTAAAGATAACACCAAATTTACCGTTTTATTTGTTGGAAGTATATCGGTGAGGAAAGGATTAAGATATTTGATAAGTGCTTTTAATGATCTTAAACATCCAAATAAACAATTGGTTATTGTTGGCCCAACTAATCATGATACAGGAATTGCTGATCTTTCTTTATCCTCAGACATTGTTTTTCGTGGCGTTTTAAAAGGAAATGATCTTGAAGATGCATACCATAATGCTGATGTATTTTGCTTACCCTCAATAGAAGAAGGTTTAGCATTGGTACTTGGCGAAGCAATTGCATCCGGTCTTCCTATTATTGCTACCACTAATACTGGAGCCAGCGATATTATTAGTGATGGATGCGAAGGTTTTATTGTGCCAATTTGCAACGATAAAGCCATTCTTTCCAAGATGCAACTCCTTGCAGATAATGAAGAACTTTTAACATCAATGAAACAGGCGGCTAAATTTAAATCTAAGGATTTACCCGGATGGGATGTAACTACTGGCAATTTGGTAAATACATTAACCACTATATTTAATGAAAAAAAGAACTCAAGATAG
- a CDS encoding glycosyltransferase family 4 protein, which yields MYKYMNDHGVKTKAWYESDESIKGGLDIEFGTRIKWDIPLLEGYEHKFFKNHSWKPSHKKGFFGLINLGLIKELFQIPKSIIVVHGWHYFTHFLVLLIGGLKGHEICIRCDVPLKQEKLKKGVKQKIKFFFYKYFLFPRINWFLYIGEQNRLFYKSYGIKDHKLLFCPYAVDNDRFVQSKLQIEKSGKSFKQKLQIPENDRVILFSGKYIDKKLPLDLINSFSLLNDAHTWLVMIGEGALRPAMEKRIAELELKNVVLTGFINQSEIVDYYSIGDVFVMCSALGENWGLSVNEAMNFNMPLIISDLTGCSEDLVVNGKNGYTFETRNINDLAAKLKLVIAEVNAGIKCHSSDIVENYSYARILVQLSKLIGVQAS from the coding sequence ATGTACAAGTATATGAATGATCATGGGGTAAAAACAAAAGCCTGGTATGAATCTGATGAATCGATTAAAGGCGGTCTGGACATTGAATTTGGCACCAGGATTAAATGGGATATACCATTATTAGAGGGTTACGAGCATAAATTTTTTAAAAATCATTCATGGAAACCTTCTCATAAAAAAGGATTTTTTGGTTTAATTAACCTGGGGCTTATTAAAGAATTATTTCAAATTCCTAAATCAATTATCGTTGTTCATGGGTGGCATTATTTTACTCATTTTCTGGTGTTACTGATTGGCGGGCTGAAAGGACACGAAATCTGTATCAGATGTGATGTTCCTTTGAAACAGGAAAAATTAAAAAAGGGTGTAAAACAAAAGATTAAATTTTTTTTCTATAAGTATTTCCTGTTCCCTCGTATTAATTGGTTTTTATATATCGGGGAACAGAACAGGCTTTTTTATAAAAGTTATGGGATTAAGGATCATAAACTCTTGTTTTGCCCGTATGCTGTTGATAATGATCGGTTTGTTCAATCTAAATTACAAATCGAAAAAAGTGGGAAATCTTTTAAACAGAAGTTGCAGATTCCCGAAAACGATAGGGTAATTTTGTTTTCGGGCAAATATATTGATAAGAAACTGCCACTGGACCTTATTAATTCGTTTTCCCTTTTAAACGATGCGCACACATGGTTGGTTATGATAGGTGAGGGAGCGTTAAGGCCTGCTATGGAAAAAAGGATAGCAGAGCTGGAACTGAAAAACGTTGTTTTAACCGGATTTATAAATCAATCTGAAATCGTAGATTATTATTCTATAGGAGATGTATTTGTAATGTGTTCGGCTTTAGGAGAAAACTGGGGGCTTTCGGTTAATGAGGCTATGAATTTTAATATGCCTTTAATTATTTCAGATTTAACAGGATGTTCAGAAGATTTAGTTGTTAATGGCAAAAATGGCTATACCTTTGAAACCAGAAATATAAACGATCTCGCAGCGAAATTAAAACTGGTAATTGCAGAGGTAAATGCCGGGATTAAATGCCATTCATCAGATATCGTTGAAAATTACAGCTATGCGCGCATACTGGTACAATTATCAAAGCTAATAGGAGTGCAAGCTAGTTAA
- a CDS encoding GDP-mannose 4,6-dehydratase, which yields MTKVAIITGITGQDGAYLAQLLHGKGYRVIGLIRSYSHINFKGLEYLKLKDKVELLECDLADLSQVMSIIKEYNPNEIYNLAAQSSVSLSFRQPIGTIQFNILSVLNLLEAIRMLNPECRFYQASSSEVFGEAKLPIKETSGINPISPYSISKASAHWITKNYRDSYGLFSCSGFLFNHESYLRSDNFFIKKVILQAIRIKNGEAETLEVGNIDIKRDFGWAPKYVEAMYLMLQQPHADDYLICSNHSVSLRSIIEYVFNYLNISLDRLVINEKYFRPTEIIDIYGDNTKAKAKLGWEYEMSFYDVLTILINEEIENGK from the coding sequence ATGACTAAAGTTGCAATTATTACAGGAATAACTGGTCAGGATGGTGCATATTTAGCCCAACTGCTTCACGGTAAAGGTTACAGGGTGATTGGCCTGATAAGGAGTTACTCTCACATTAATTTTAAGGGGCTTGAATATTTAAAATTAAAAGATAAAGTGGAGCTGCTAGAATGCGATCTTGCAGATTTATCACAGGTTATGTCTATAATTAAAGAATATAACCCCAATGAAATTTATAATTTGGCGGCACAAAGCTCTGTTTCTTTGTCATTTAGGCAGCCTATTGGTACGATCCAATTTAATATCTTATCTGTTTTAAATCTACTCGAAGCCATTAGAATGCTTAATCCCGAATGTAGGTTTTATCAGGCCTCTAGTAGCGAAGTTTTCGGTGAAGCAAAACTACCAATAAAAGAAACTTCTGGTATAAATCCAATTAGTCCTTATAGCATATCAAAGGCTTCTGCGCATTGGATAACCAAGAATTACCGGGATTCTTACGGACTTTTTAGCTGCAGTGGCTTCTTATTCAACCACGAATCTTATTTAAGAAGTGATAATTTTTTTATCAAGAAGGTAATTTTACAAGCGATTAGAATCAAAAATGGTGAAGCAGAAACTTTAGAGGTAGGTAACATTGATATTAAAAGAGACTTTGGATGGGCACCTAAATATGTAGAGGCTATGTACCTGATGTTACAACAGCCTCATGCCGACGATTATTTGATCTGCTCAAACCACTCTGTTTCCCTGAGGTCAATTATTGAATATGTATTTAACTATTTAAATATATCACTTGATCGTTTGGTGATTAATGAAAAGTATTTCCGCCCAACAGAAATAATTGATATTTATGGTGATAATACAAAAGCTAAAGCAAAATTGGGTTGGGAATACGAGATGTCTTTCTATGATGTATTAACGATTTTAATTAATGAAGAAATCGAAAATGGTAAATAA
- a CDS encoding glycosyltransferase family 1 protein, producing MKKSKMVNKKIQINFFQRKPRNGFSFSLEYIFEDIRKRLIDKIDARVFISKCYNDGYYTKFINIIEAAFRQGNDINHVTGEIHFLNLLMRKKRVVLTVLDCGMMPRKTGLAKIIVKWLYLTGPVKRAKVVTSISEATKAEIVGYTGCNPDKIRVIPVAIAPVFQPVSKQFNKTKPVILHIGTGHNKNLLRLIESLNNIECHLTIVGKLNPEYLEALSKFNVDYSNEYNVSNERLLEKYHECDILTFVSTFEGFGMPIVEANAVERVVVTSNLSSMPEVANEAACLVDPFSIEDIRNGILKVINDDNYREALIEKGRVNKLRFNPDLIANQYFQLYQEVLSSKQ from the coding sequence ATGAAGAAATCGAAAATGGTAAATAAAAAAATACAAATTAACTTTTTCCAAAGAAAACCAAGAAACGGATTTAGTTTTAGCCTGGAATATATCTTTGAAGATATAAGGAAAAGGCTGATAGATAAGATTGATGCCAGGGTATTTATCTCAAAATGTTATAATGATGGATATTATACCAAGTTTATTAATATAATAGAAGCAGCGTTTAGACAGGGGAATGATATTAACCATGTTACTGGCGAAATTCATTTTCTTAATTTATTAATGCGTAAAAAGCGCGTGGTACTAACCGTTTTAGACTGCGGCATGATGCCGAGAAAAACAGGATTAGCCAAAATAATTGTAAAATGGCTTTATCTTACAGGCCCGGTAAAAAGGGCTAAAGTCGTAACTTCTATTTCTGAGGCCACAAAAGCTGAAATTGTTGGCTATACTGGTTGCAATCCTGATAAAATAAGAGTTATACCGGTTGCAATCGCCCCTGTTTTTCAGCCAGTGTCTAAACAATTCAATAAAACCAAGCCAGTAATCTTACACATCGGTACAGGTCACAATAAGAATTTACTTAGGTTAATAGAATCGTTAAATAATATCGAATGTCATTTAACAATTGTTGGTAAGCTTAACCCCGAATACCTGGAGGCTTTAAGCAAATTTAATGTTGATTACAGTAATGAATATAATGTCTCAAACGAAAGGCTTTTAGAAAAGTATCACGAATGCGATATTTTAACTTTTGTTTCTACTTTTGAAGGATTTGGAATGCCAATAGTTGAAGCCAATGCTGTTGAAAGAGTTGTGGTTACCAGTAATTTATCATCAATGCCCGAGGTTGCAAATGAAGCAGCTTGTTTAGTTGATCCGTTTAGTATTGAAGACATACGAAATGGAATTTTGAAGGTTATTAATGACGATAATTATCGTGAAGCATTAATAGAAAAAGGAAGAGTGAATAAATTGCGTTTCAACCCTGATCTTATTGCTAACCAATATTTTCAGCTTTACCAGGAAGTTTTGAGTTCGAAACAATGA
- a CDS encoding WcaF family extracellular polysaccharide biosynthesis acetyltransferase has protein sequence MKNRLARLVWGIVALFLFKLSPKPFHQWRVFLLKCFGAKIGKGVHVYPGVIIWAPWNIELGDECGIASGVNLYSQGKITIGKRAVISQGAHLCAGTHDYTLPGFPLIAMPIVIGDQVWVAAEVFVHPGITISEGAVIGARSVVTKNMPAWTVCSGHPCKPIKERVFHSSIKS, from the coding sequence ATGAAAAATAGGTTAGCAAGGTTGGTATGGGGAATTGTAGCTTTATTTTTGTTTAAATTAAGTCCAAAGCCATTTCACCAATGGCGTGTTTTTCTGTTGAAATGTTTTGGTGCCAAAATAGGAAAGGGTGTACACGTATATCCTGGAGTAATCATTTGGGCACCCTGGAATATTGAATTAGGTGATGAATGTGGCATTGCCAGTGGTGTAAATTTGTATAGTCAGGGTAAAATTACCATTGGCAAAAGAGCCGTTATTTCTCAAGGTGCACACCTTTGTGCAGGCACACACGATTATACCTTACCAGGATTTCCACTTATTGCCATGCCCATTGTGATTGGCGATCAGGTATGGGTGGCTGCAGAAGTTTTTGTACATCCCGGCATAACTATATCAGAAGGAGCAGTAATTGGTGCCAGATCGGTGGTAACTAAAAATATGCCTGCCTGGACTGTTTGTTCCGGTCATCCTTGTAAACCAATTAAAGAAAGAGTATTTCACTCCTCAATTAAATCTTAA
- a CDS encoding glycosyltransferase family 2 protein — MLSPKLDLTIVIPVKNEERNLSGCLQAIGKELAQKIVIIDSGSTDETLSIAKANNIEVIDFKWDGKFPKKRNWYLMNYAPATEWVLFLDADEYITPSFKEELRRVLTSQSNMAGYWLNYTIFFMGKNLRGGYPLKKLALFKVGAGLYERIDEEHWSQLDMEIHEHPILSGPVGEIKAKIDHQDFRGISHYLKKHNEYANWEASRYLKSADQQDLRKSWTFKQKLKYRLMRSVFIGPVYFLGSFILMGGFLDGKRGLSFAMLKMAYFNEIYCKIREAQEAKN; from the coding sequence ATGTTATCACCTAAGCTAGATCTTACTATTGTTATTCCGGTTAAAAACGAAGAAAGGAATTTATCTGGATGCTTACAGGCAATTGGTAAAGAGCTGGCGCAAAAAATCGTAATTATTGATTCGGGCAGTACTGATGAAACGTTATCTATAGCTAAAGCCAACAATATAGAAGTAATCGACTTCAAATGGGATGGGAAATTTCCTAAAAAACGCAACTGGTATTTGATGAATTATGCCCCGGCAACAGAATGGGTTCTCTTTTTAGATGCAGATGAATATATCACCCCATCATTTAAGGAAGAATTGCGCCGGGTTTTAACTTCGCAAAGTAATATGGCTGGCTATTGGTTAAATTATACCATTTTTTTTATGGGTAAAAACCTACGGGGAGGGTATCCATTAAAAAAGCTCGCCTTATTTAAGGTTGGCGCAGGCTTATATGAAAGAATTGATGAAGAGCACTGGAGCCAACTGGATATGGAAATTCATGAGCATCCGATATTATCCGGGCCAGTTGGTGAGATTAAGGCTAAAATTGATCATCAGGATTTTAGAGGAATAAGTCATTATTTAAAAAAGCATAACGAATATGCAAATTGGGAGGCTTCGAGATATCTAAAATCTGCAGATCAGCAGGATTTAAGAAAGAGCTGGACATTTAAACAAAAACTGAAATACAGGCTTATGCGTAGTGTATTTATTGGCCCGGTTTATTTTTTAGGTAGTTTTATCTTGATGGGAGGCTTCTTAGATGGAAAAAGAGGGTTATCATTTGCGATGCTAAAAATGGCCTACTTCAACGAAATTTATTGTAAAATCAGAGAAGCACAAGAGGCCAAAAATTAG
- a CDS encoding WcaI family glycosyltransferase — protein sequence MRILIYGINYSPDLTGIGKYSGEMGKWLAGQGHNVSVVTAVPYYPQWQINAKYKGKLWHSEIIDGVKVYRCPLYVPAKPTSLKRMLHDASFLISSFFVFIKLLFLPKFDVVITVAPPFHLGLVSLFYRFFKGSKILYHIQDLQVDAAKELGLIKSKILLSVLIKIERFIIKKVDHVSSISEGMIFKIRQKAERHIIEFPNWVDLKNYYPVANKAALKLRWGYEAANKIILYSGNIGEKQGLDGILAVAKKFIDRPNVKFLICGTGAYKPKLVDLARQMNLHHVDFLPLQENNVFNDFLNMADIHLILQKKDASDLVMPSKLTTILAVGGLALVTANKDTSLYKVVAENEMGLIAAPENVDELYQKIEQGLMMDDSEMRKKSHIYALENLSIDAILKDLINNLS from the coding sequence ATGAGGATATTAATATATGGCATTAATTACAGCCCTGATTTAACCGGTATAGGGAAGTATAGCGGTGAGATGGGGAAATGGTTAGCGGGGCAGGGCCACAATGTTTCAGTAGTTACCGCAGTACCCTATTATCCACAATGGCAGATTAATGCAAAATATAAAGGCAAATTATGGCATAGTGAAATAATTGATGGTGTTAAAGTTTACCGATGCCCTTTATATGTGCCAGCAAAGCCAACAAGTTTAAAAAGAATGCTGCATGATGCAAGTTTTTTGATCTCATCTTTTTTTGTTTTTATTAAACTTTTATTCCTTCCAAAATTCGATGTGGTAATTACGGTTGCACCACCATTTCATTTAGGGTTAGTGAGTTTGTTTTACCGTTTTTTCAAAGGCTCAAAAATATTATACCACATACAGGACCTGCAAGTGGATGCGGCTAAAGAATTAGGTCTGATTAAATCAAAAATCTTGCTTTCTGTACTAATCAAAATCGAAAGATTTATTATTAAAAAAGTGGATCATGTAAGCAGTATTTCTGAAGGAATGATATTTAAAATCAGACAAAAAGCAGAAAGACATATAATAGAATTTCCAAACTGGGTAGACCTTAAAAATTACTATCCGGTTGCCAATAAGGCAGCGCTAAAATTACGATGGGGTTATGAAGCAGCTAATAAAATTATTCTATATTCGGGCAACATTGGCGAAAAACAAGGATTGGACGGGATTTTAGCTGTTGCTAAAAAGTTTATTGACAGGCCAAATGTTAAATTCCTGATCTGCGGTACGGGCGCCTATAAACCTAAACTGGTGGATTTGGCAAGGCAAATGAATCTCCATCATGTAGATTTTTTGCCGCTTCAGGAAAATAATGTATTTAATGATTTTTTAAATATGGCAGATATTCATTTAATTCTTCAGAAGAAAGATGCAAGTGATTTAGTTATGCCATCTAAACTCACTACTATTTTAGCTGTGGGTGGTTTGGCACTGGTAACTGCAAATAAGGATACTTCCTTATACAAGGTTGTTGCCGAAAATGAAATGGGCTTAATTGCTGCTCCCGAAAATGTAGATGAATTATATCAAAAAATAGAACAGGGCTTGATGATGGATGATTCTGAAATGCGCAAAAAATCGCATATTTATGCGCTGGAAAATCTTTCTATTGATGCCATATTAAAAGACCTCATCAATAATCTTTCTTAA
- a CDS encoding UDP-glucose/GDP-mannose dehydrogenase family protein, with the protein MKIAVIGTGYVGLVTGTCLAETGNDVICVDINEAKVKKMQDGEVPIYEPGLDLLFHRNIAQGRLIFTTDLAMAIKQAKVIFMALPTPPGGDGAADLSYILGAAKDISKLVTEYKIIINKSTVPVGTADKVKAVFTANTDIEVDVVSNPEFLREGVAVEDFMKPDRVVIGTRSEKAKKVLTDLYGPYVRQGNPILFMDERSSELTKYAANSFLATKITFMNEVANLCELVGADVDAVRRGVGSDDRIGKRFLFPGIGYGGSCFPKDVQALVKAADENNYDFQILKSVMEINEKQKTILVDKVLKYYKNDIKGKHFALWGLAFKPETDDVREAPALYIIDALLKAGATVTVFDPEGMENVKNMIGDKVEFAADQYSALNNADALLIATEWSVFRNPDFDKIDTLLKNKVVFDGRNLYDLEKMIDMGYYYNSIGRKLVEN; encoded by the coding sequence ATGAAAATAGCTGTAATAGGTACAGGGTACGTTGGTTTAGTAACCGGAACATGTTTGGCAGAAACCGGTAATGATGTTATATGTGTAGACATTAACGAAGCCAAGGTTAAAAAAATGCAGGATGGCGAGGTTCCAATCTATGAACCAGGCTTGGATCTATTGTTTCACCGCAACATTGCCCAGGGCAGATTGATTTTTACTACGGATCTGGCTATGGCAATTAAACAGGCGAAAGTTATTTTTATGGCTTTACCTACGCCTCCGGGAGGCGATGGTGCTGCAGACCTTTCTTATATTTTAGGAGCAGCAAAAGATATCTCTAAACTTGTTACCGAGTATAAAATTATTATCAATAAATCGACTGTTCCGGTAGGAACTGCCGATAAAGTTAAAGCTGTTTTTACTGCCAATACCGATATTGAAGTTGATGTGGTTTCCAATCCTGAATTCTTAAGAGAAGGCGTTGCCGTGGAAGATTTCATGAAGCCCGATCGTGTAGTAATTGGCACCAGGAGTGAAAAAGCAAAAAAAGTATTAACTGATCTGTATGGCCCTTACGTTCGGCAGGGGAATCCCATTTTATTTATGGATGAGCGTTCTTCGGAACTGACCAAATATGCTGCAAACTCTTTTCTGGCAACCAAAATTACTTTTATGAATGAGGTAGCTAATCTTTGTGAACTTGTAGGAGCAGATGTTGATGCGGTAAGAAGGGGAGTAGGATCAGACGACCGTATTGGTAAACGTTTCTTATTTCCGGGGATTGGATACGGGGGCTCATGTTTCCCTAAAGATGTACAGGCGCTTGTTAAAGCTGCAGATGAAAATAATTATGATTTCCAGATCTTAAAATCGGTGATGGAAATCAATGAAAAACAGAAAACCATTTTAGTTGATAAAGTTTTAAAATATTATAAAAACGATATTAAAGGCAAGCACTTTGCGCTTTGGGGATTGGCTTTTAAGCCTGAAACAGACGATGTGCGTGAGGCTCCTGCTTTGTATATTATCGATGCCCTGTTAAAAGCAGGTGCAACGGTAACGGTTTTTGACCCGGAAGGAATGGAAAACGTAAAAAATATGATCGGTGATAAAGTCGAATTTGCAGCTGATCAATATAGCGCTTTAAACAATGCTGATGCCCTGTTAATTGCAACAGAGTGGTCTGTTTTCCGGAATCCTGATTTTGATAAAATTGATACTTTATTAAAAAATAAAGTTGTTTTCGACGGAAGAAACTTATATGATTTGGAAAAAATGATTGATATGGGATATTATTATAACAGTATTGGGCGTAAATTAGTTGAAAATTAA